The proteins below are encoded in one region of Paenibacillus albus:
- a CDS encoding Gfo/Idh/MocA family protein has translation MTRKLRWGVIGCASIAVNSVIPGTKLSDTGEVKAIASRDLAKAEETAAKLGIPKAYGSYEEILADSEIDAIYIPLPNYLHMEWSIRAMEAGKHVLCEKPIAMNAQEAQRMADAAKKNGVHLAEAFMYRQHPRYKAIAEIIASGEIGELRGLHGTFTFNNAGDSKNVRYRRDWGGGSIYDVGCYPLSAARLILGTEPEAATVHALLSPEHDNVDMMASGIVEFPNKVALTFDCGMWAAFRNTLEILGTEGRIEVPEAYIGNPNFIVHSKGGKREVEQPVFNQYALQADTFARIVWGEQEADFAGDDAVANMKVIDACLESAYSRKRVSI, from the coding sequence GTGACCCGTAAATTGCGTTGGGGCGTTATCGGCTGTGCCAGCATCGCCGTCAATTCCGTTATTCCAGGTACGAAACTTTCTGATACCGGTGAAGTGAAAGCGATTGCAAGCAGAGACCTTGCGAAAGCTGAAGAAACTGCTGCGAAGCTTGGCATTCCGAAAGCATACGGCAGCTATGAAGAGATATTGGCAGATTCGGAGATCGATGCGATCTATATCCCGCTCCCGAATTACTTACATATGGAATGGTCCATTCGTGCAATGGAAGCAGGCAAGCATGTGCTCTGCGAGAAGCCAATCGCAATGAACGCTCAGGAAGCACAGCGTATGGCGGATGCTGCCAAGAAGAATGGCGTGCATCTGGCAGAAGCGTTCATGTATCGCCAGCACCCTCGCTACAAAGCGATTGCCGAGATTATCGCATCCGGCGAAATCGGCGAGCTGCGCGGCCTTCATGGCACATTCACGTTCAACAATGCAGGCGATTCGAAGAATGTTCGTTACCGCAGAGACTGGGGCGGCGGCTCAATCTATGACGTGGGCTGCTATCCGCTCAGCGCAGCAAGGCTCATTCTTGGCACGGAGCCAGAAGCGGCAACCGTACATGCGCTGCTCTCGCCAGAACACGACAATGTCGATATGATGGCATCCGGTATTGTTGAATTCCCGAACAAAGTCGCGCTGACTTTCGACTGCGGCATGTGGGCGGCATTCCGGAATACGCTTGAAATTCTGGGCACAGAAGGTCGTATTGAAGTACCTGAAGCCTATATCGGGAACCCGAACTTTATTGTTCATTCCAAAGGCGGCAAGCGCGAAGTCGAGCAGCCTGTCTTTAACCAATATGCCCTGCAAGCCGATACGTTCGCAAGAATCGTATGGGGCGAGCAAGAGGCAGACTTTGCCGGTGACGACGCTGTTGCCAATATGAAGGTCATTGACGCGTGTCTCGAATCCGCTTATTCGCGTAAACGCGTAAGCATCTAA
- a CDS encoding alpha/beta hydrolase has protein sequence MAGSSHQVIELWPEGAPLAAGVTDEDRPALTPYLVDGDSSVSRGAVIVCPGGGYGMRADHEGEPIALWLNSIGISAFVLRYRVAPYQYPAALLDVQRAIRHVRLHAAEWGIADNKIGVLGFSAGGHLVSTAGTHYDAGNLESADPIERMSCRPDQLILCYPVITLRDPYTHEGSRINLLGDQADPAMIEQLSGELQVTTDTPPTFLWHTSDDGPVPVENSLNFALALRRAGVPFDLHVYEHGEHGLGLAESDPHVANWTSVCGLWLKRYQY, from the coding sequence ATGGCTGGATCTTCGCACCAAGTAATCGAGCTATGGCCTGAAGGAGCGCCGCTTGCAGCCGGAGTGACGGACGAGGATCGTCCCGCGCTGACGCCATACTTGGTGGACGGCGATAGCAGCGTGAGTAGGGGCGCTGTCATCGTCTGCCCAGGCGGCGGCTACGGCATGCGCGCCGATCATGAAGGGGAGCCGATTGCGCTGTGGCTGAACAGCATCGGCATCTCTGCCTTCGTGCTGCGCTACCGCGTCGCGCCATACCAATATCCGGCAGCGCTGCTGGATGTGCAGCGGGCGATTCGTCATGTGCGCCTGCATGCGGCAGAATGGGGCATCGCGGACAACAAGATCGGCGTGCTCGGCTTCTCCGCGGGCGGTCACCTCGTGTCGACGGCAGGGACGCACTATGATGCAGGGAACCTGGAGTCGGCAGATCCGATCGAGCGCATGTCGTGCCGACCGGATCAGCTGATCCTCTGCTACCCGGTTATTACGCTGCGTGACCCGTATACGCATGAAGGCTCGCGAATTAATCTGCTCGGCGATCAGGCGGACCCTGCGATGATCGAGCAGCTGAGCGGTGAGCTTCAAGTAACGACGGACACGCCGCCGACGTTCCTCTGGCATACGTCGGATGACGGACCGGTGCCCGTGGAGAACAGCTTGAACTTTGCGCTGGCACTCCGCCGCGCAGGCGTTCCGTTCGACTTGCATGTCTATGAGCATGGCGAACATGGTCTAGGTCTTGCAGAGAGCGATCCGCATGTTGCGAACTGGACGAGCGTTTGCGGACTGTGGCTGAAGCGGTACCAGTATTAA
- a CDS encoding arylamine N-acetyltransferase family protein, protein MEQQHQLSPEVKAYLDRIGYSGPLDGSAAVLAKLQYCHLHAVPYENLDILRGIPLSLNITKLHDKIVTRRRGGYCFELNALFGWLLRELGYDVTDLVARFWRDSTDSPPKRRHQVLKVIVDGKPYLCDVGVGGIVPREPIEMIAYKEQTQGDEIYRLEPDKEYGWFLTELKREEWHRIYSFTEEPQLAGDYEFATFWCENAPDSIFKQTPILAIRTNDGRITVFGSEVRVFKDSDVEVLTPTSDGEFDAALLKYFGIQR, encoded by the coding sequence ATGGAGCAACAGCATCAGCTGTCACCGGAAGTTAAAGCTTATCTGGACCGAATCGGCTACTCAGGACCGCTCGATGGAAGCGCAGCCGTGCTTGCGAAGCTGCAGTATTGCCATCTCCACGCGGTTCCCTATGAGAACCTGGATATTTTGAGAGGAATCCCTTTGTCGCTGAACATCACTAAGCTTCATGACAAAATCGTCACGCGTCGAAGAGGAGGCTACTGCTTCGAGCTGAATGCGCTGTTTGGCTGGCTGCTGCGCGAGCTAGGCTATGATGTTACTGATCTAGTCGCAAGGTTCTGGCGCGATTCTACCGATTCGCCGCCGAAGCGCCGTCATCAGGTGCTGAAGGTTATCGTAGATGGCAAGCCGTATCTGTGCGACGTTGGAGTTGGCGGAATCGTACCGAGAGAGCCGATTGAGATGATTGCTTATAAGGAGCAGACGCAGGGGGATGAGATCTACCGGCTGGAGCCTGATAAGGAGTATGGCTGGTTTCTAACCGAGCTGAAGCGGGAAGAATGGCACCGGATCTACTCGTTTACGGAGGAGCCGCAGCTTGCGGGGGATTACGAGTTTGCTACTTTTTGGTGCGAGAATGCGCCGGATTCGATCTTTAAACAGACTCCGATTCTCGCGATTCGGACTAACGATGGGCGCATTACGGTATTTGGCAGCGAGGTTCGCGTTTTCAAAGATTCCGATGTAGAGGTGCTTACGCCGACCAGCGATGGAGAGTTCGACGCTGCGCTTCTGAAATATTTTGGCATCCAGCGTTAG
- a CDS encoding aldo/keto reductase, which yields MKQIQLPGVKQGISQLIMGSDYFSPAIIETVSEVLDNYVAIGGNTIDSAYIYSGGESEKALGIWMEQRKNRDQINVWTKGGHPNQNGPQVNKNAIYNELMTSLERLRTDYIDIYALHRDDTNVPVGEIVDILNEHIEAGRIRTFGGSNWTTARLQEANEYAAKNGLRGFEFSSPNLSLAKAKEPYWADCISVDDEILAWHEQSNLPLLSWSSQARGFFTGRFTPEDRTDADLVRVFYNDDNWERYSRAEKLGKEKGVSTIQIALAYVLNQSFPTGAIIGARNEAEMKSCLEATNLELSMEEIKWLDLRTK from the coding sequence ATGAAACAGATTCAATTGCCAGGCGTGAAACAAGGTATTTCTCAGCTGATCATGGGGTCGGATTATTTTAGCCCAGCTATTATTGAAACGGTAAGCGAGGTCTTGGATAACTATGTAGCTATCGGCGGAAACACGATCGACAGCGCATATATCTATAGCGGCGGCGAGAGCGAGAAGGCGCTCGGCATCTGGATGGAGCAGCGCAAGAACCGCGATCAGATTAACGTCTGGACGAAGGGCGGCCACCCGAACCAGAACGGCCCTCAAGTGAATAAGAACGCGATTTATAACGAGCTTATGACTAGCCTAGAGCGTCTGCGCACGGATTATATTGATATCTACGCGCTGCACCGCGACGACACGAACGTGCCGGTTGGCGAGATCGTAGATATTCTGAACGAGCATATCGAAGCAGGACGCATCCGCACGTTCGGCGGCTCGAACTGGACAACGGCTCGTCTGCAGGAAGCAAATGAATACGCAGCGAAGAACGGCTTGCGCGGCTTCGAATTCAGCAGCCCGAACCTCAGCCTTGCTAAGGCAAAAGAGCCATATTGGGCGGATTGCATTAGCGTCGACGATGAGATTCTTGCATGGCATGAGCAATCGAACCTGCCGCTGCTGTCTTGGTCCTCGCAAGCGCGCGGTTTCTTCACGGGCCGCTTCACGCCTGAAGATCGGACAGATGCAGATTTGGTTCGTGTGTTCTATAATGACGATAACTGGGAACGTTATAGCCGCGCCGAGAAGCTGGGTAAAGAGAAGGGCGTATCGACGATTCAAATCGCGCTTGCTTACGTGTTGAACCAGTCGTTCCCAACTGGGGCGATCATCGGTGCGCGTAACGAAGCAGAGATGAAGTCGTGCCTGGAAGCAACTAATCTTGAGCTGTCCATGGAGGAAATCAAATGGCTGGATCTTCGCACCAAGTAA
- a CDS encoding helix-turn-helix domain-containing protein, whose translation MTVSPLKENTRMPDRTFPINVFLVSGIHLHWHDHIEWIYVKEGRARVQIDGSFQLLQQGELAFVNTKQLHSAAAVEPGTEMISIVFNEALVRGSGLDITEHHYFVPYLQQQLKWPSWMLEAEPFTDEMNASFARLVAEFQSKTPGYELLVKAELLRIFGLYFRYAERSADQALSRNPKQKSYDFTQLLHTLRERFQEPISVDEAARMVNLSKAHFCKVFKQVTGKTLIEYIHLLRVQEAERLLLDTNYPVTEIAGRVGFSNMTYFGRVFKKMRSQAPTEIRKGQQL comes from the coding sequence ATGACAGTCAGTCCGTTAAAAGAAAACACTCGCATGCCTGACCGTACCTTTCCGATCAATGTATTTCTCGTCTCCGGCATTCATCTGCATTGGCATGATCATATCGAATGGATCTATGTGAAGGAAGGCCGTGCACGCGTGCAGATTGATGGCTCATTCCAGCTGCTCCAGCAAGGCGAGCTTGCCTTCGTCAATACGAAGCAGCTGCATAGCGCAGCCGCAGTGGAGCCGGGCACGGAGATGATCTCCATCGTGTTCAATGAAGCGCTCGTTCGTGGCAGCGGGCTCGATATTACGGAGCATCATTATTTTGTGCCTTACTTGCAGCAGCAGCTGAAGTGGCCGAGCTGGATGCTGGAAGCCGAACCTTTCACCGATGAGATGAACGCCTCCTTCGCTCGGCTCGTCGCCGAATTTCAGAGCAAGACGCCTGGCTATGAGCTGCTGGTGAAAGCAGAGCTGCTGCGTATCTTCGGCCTCTACTTCCGTTATGCCGAGCGAAGCGCGGATCAAGCATTGTCCCGGAATCCCAAGCAGAAGTCGTATGATTTCACGCAATTGCTCCATACGCTGCGCGAACGGTTTCAAGAGCCGATCAGCGTCGATGAAGCGGCACGGATGGTGAACCTTAGCAAGGCTCATTTCTGCAAAGTGTTCAAGCAGGTCACCGGCAAAACGCTGATCGAATATATCCACCTGCTGCGCGTGCAAGAAGCCGAGCGGCTGCTGCTCGATACGAATTATCCGGTCACGGAGATAGCGGGGCGCGTCGGCTTCTCCAACATGACGTACTTCGGCCGCGTCTTCAAGAAGATGCGCAGCCAAGCTCCAACGGAGATTCGCAAGGGGCAGCAGCTGTAA
- a CDS encoding AraC family transcriptional regulator has product MTVYRGEMFFQQDDFPFHIHRYTITRGEHIPSHTHEFVELVFVVEGSAIHEMSGHTYQLAAGDVFVVEPNVYHSYTCSPDKETIVYNVLFDASFLQQEMEVLQQMPSFVGFFYLVPFLRKSQSFIPYHPLHPAQRLQIQSHLQTIEDEFRHQREGYQLMIKTRWIECLVWLSRYHQENRNSQKPTAISDQAWMESIVNYVELHYYQPFTLQQLSQLCGMSVSSFTAKFKDATGLSLVDYKHTVQVRHAANLLQTTDKKVLDIALEVGFGDISFFNRMFRKHTGATPREYRRRQD; this is encoded by the coding sequence GTGACCGTTTATAGAGGGGAAATGTTTTTCCAGCAGGATGATTTTCCATTCCATATCCATCGATACACGATTACACGGGGGGAGCATATCCCATCGCATACCCATGAGTTCGTGGAGCTTGTGTTCGTCGTCGAAGGCAGCGCCATCCACGAGATGTCCGGCCATACGTATCAGCTCGCTGCCGGTGATGTCTTCGTCGTGGAGCCGAACGTCTATCACAGCTACACCTGCTCGCCGGACAAAGAGACGATTGTGTACAACGTGCTCTTCGATGCCTCCTTCCTCCAGCAGGAGATGGAAGTGCTGCAGCAGATGCCTTCCTTTGTAGGCTTCTTCTATCTCGTTCCTTTTCTGCGCAAAAGCCAATCCTTCATCCCGTATCATCCGCTCCACCCTGCGCAGAGACTGCAAATCCAGTCCCACCTGCAGACGATTGAAGATGAATTCCGCCATCAGCGCGAAGGCTACCAGCTCATGATCAAGACGCGATGGATCGAATGCCTCGTCTGGCTGAGCCGCTATCATCAGGAGAATCGCAATTCGCAGAAGCCCACCGCCATTAGCGATCAAGCGTGGATGGAATCCATCGTCAACTACGTGGAGCTTCATTATTACCAGCCGTTCACGCTGCAGCAGCTCAGTCAGCTATGCGGGATGAGCGTCTCCTCGTTCACTGCCAAATTCAAAGATGCGACTGGCCTCAGCCTCGTCGACTATAAGCATACCGTTCAAGTGCGCCACGCCGCGAATCTGTTACAAACGACAGATAAGAAGGTGCTCGACATCGCGCTCGAGGTTGGCTTCGGCGACATCAGCTTCTTCAATCGAATGTTCCGCAAGCACACAGGAGCAACTCCTCGGGAGTATCGGCGCAGGCAAGATTGA
- a CDS encoding DedA family protein, with amino-acid sequence MEHLLELLIFRYGYVGLMLALALGIVGIPVPDEALLTYSGFLVNSGMLHMIWVMLCAFLGAAFGITASYSIGIRFGLPFLLRYGPKLHISPAKIERAQGWMNKYGNMLLFAGFFVPGLRHMTAYMAGMSRLKLRTFMLYAYAGAFIWSTVFIYVGYMLGEQWLTVKHYVHHYGSAFVLIGAIVALALVSLKVLHTMRKVKASR; translated from the coding sequence TTGGAACACCTGCTGGAACTGCTTATTTTTCGCTATGGATATGTAGGGCTTATGCTTGCTCTCGCCCTTGGAATTGTTGGCATTCCCGTTCCGGATGAAGCTTTGCTCACCTATTCCGGGTTTCTCGTAAACAGCGGAATGCTGCATATGATCTGGGTCATGCTCTGCGCATTTCTCGGTGCGGCATTCGGCATAACGGCCAGCTATAGCATCGGCATCCGGTTCGGCCTGCCCTTCCTGCTGAGGTATGGACCGAAGCTGCATATCTCCCCCGCGAAGATCGAACGCGCGCAGGGCTGGATGAACAAATACGGTAATATGCTGCTTTTCGCAGGCTTCTTCGTTCCAGGCCTGCGTCACATGACCGCCTATATGGCAGGAATGTCGCGTCTGAAGCTTCGCACGTTCATGCTGTACGCCTACGCTGGAGCGTTCATTTGGAGCACCGTCTTCATCTATGTCGGCTACATGCTCGGGGAGCAATGGCTCACCGTGAAGCACTATGTTCACCATTATGGCTCAGCGTTCGTCCTAATCGGCGCAATAGTCGCGCTTGCTCTCGTCAGCCTTAAGGTGCTGCATACAATGAGGAAAGTGAAAGCCTCCCGCTAA
- a CDS encoding ABC transporter substrate-binding protein, whose translation MQRKKTTASVLMSVTLLAGLLAGCGSSNNDTSNSEANKSNNTATADSGNATNDANANKDAAAAEDTSPINFSFFAEDPNPNWNNMQDDVSKELTKKTGVTLDAEFAVGDPAQKVALMATSGEYPDLISAKGDIGKLVDAGAVIDLTDLINKYAPNIKRVLGDNLARGKYTNADQSIYAIPTWAAVNEQKFVAGGGFELQHRVVKEAGYPEIRTVQDYESVIKSYIAKHPTDENGNKNIGVSLNADDWHMYISVTNPAVSTTGGSDDGEYYVDQTTNEAIYHFRRPEEKEYFRWLNHMNDIGLLDKESFVQKYDQYKSKVATGRVLGLIDQDWDYNDAQQALKTAGKFDETYGHYPVTMSKDIKQADFWPTGFMGGYGISISSTCKDPVRAIKFLDYLASDEFQVLNNWGIEGKHYKIENGKRVVPKEVQDRINNDNTAFTKESGIGFYWNMMVHYGDGAKDESGNYYTKNFPEQLVVGYSDAEKETLAAYKATTWKDLFPKEDEFKTKAYGAAWNIQIPGEDEVSILGTKMKDITWKRIPQAILAKPADFDKIWDDYMADLDKAGVKKMEAGYTKYVQDRVALWSGK comes from the coding sequence ATGCAAAGAAAGAAAACAACCGCTTCGGTTCTCATGTCGGTCACATTGCTTGCAGGTCTGCTCGCAGGCTGCGGCAGCAGCAACAACGATACATCGAATAGCGAAGCAAACAAAAGCAACAATACGGCTACAGCTGATTCGGGCAATGCAACTAATGATGCGAACGCAAACAAAGACGCAGCAGCTGCGGAAGATACTTCTCCGATCAATTTCTCGTTCTTTGCAGAAGACCCGAATCCGAACTGGAATAACATGCAAGATGATGTAAGTAAAGAACTGACGAAGAAGACCGGCGTAACGCTGGATGCTGAGTTCGCAGTAGGCGATCCTGCCCAGAAGGTAGCTCTTATGGCAACAAGCGGCGAGTATCCAGACCTAATCTCCGCGAAAGGCGATATCGGTAAGCTTGTTGATGCAGGCGCTGTTATCGACTTGACTGACCTGATTAACAAATATGCACCGAATATTAAGCGCGTACTTGGCGACAACCTCGCTCGCGGTAAGTACACGAATGCGGACCAATCCATCTATGCAATTCCAACTTGGGCTGCGGTTAATGAGCAGAAGTTCGTTGCAGGCGGCGGCTTTGAGCTTCAGCACCGCGTCGTGAAGGAAGCTGGCTACCCGGAAATCCGTACCGTTCAAGATTACGAGAGCGTTATCAAATCGTACATCGCGAAGCACCCAACGGATGAGAACGGCAACAAAAACATCGGCGTATCGTTGAACGCAGATGACTGGCATATGTACATTTCCGTTACGAACCCTGCTGTATCGACGACAGGCGGCTCCGATGACGGCGAGTATTATGTGGATCAAACAACGAACGAAGCGATCTACCACTTCCGTCGTCCGGAAGAGAAGGAATACTTCCGCTGGTTGAACCATATGAACGACATCGGCCTTCTTGACAAAGAAAGCTTCGTTCAAAAGTATGACCAGTACAAATCGAAAGTCGCAACAGGCCGCGTGCTTGGTCTGATCGACCAAGATTGGGATTACAACGATGCACAGCAAGCACTCAAAACAGCCGGTAAGTTCGACGAAACTTATGGTCACTATCCAGTAACCATGTCCAAAGACATCAAGCAAGCGGACTTCTGGCCAACAGGCTTCATGGGCGGCTATGGTATCTCCATCTCCAGCACTTGTAAAGATCCGGTTCGTGCGATTAAGTTCCTGGATTACCTTGCATCTGATGAGTTCCAAGTCCTCAACAACTGGGGTATTGAAGGCAAGCACTACAAGATCGAGAATGGCAAGCGTGTAGTACCGAAAGAAGTTCAAGACCGCATCAACAACGATAACACGGCATTCACGAAAGAATCCGGTATCGGCTTCTACTGGAACATGATGGTTCACTACGGCGATGGCGCTAAGGATGAATCCGGCAACTACTACACAAAGAACTTCCCTGAGCAGCTCGTAGTTGGTTACAGCGATGCAGAAAAAGAAACATTGGCGGCTTACAAAGCGACAACGTGGAAAGATCTGTTCCCTAAAGAAGATGAGTTCAAGACTAAGGCATACGGCGCAGCATGGAACATCCAAATTCCAGGCGAAGACGAAGTATCCATCCTGGGTACGAAAATGAAAGACATCACATGGAAACGTATCCCACAAGCAATCCTTGCGAAGCCAGCTGACTTCGACAAGATCTGGGACGATTACATGGCTGATCTCGACAAAGCAGGCGTGAAGAAAATGGAAGCAGGCTACACGAAGTATGTTCAAGACCGCGTAGCACTTTGGAGTGGAAAATAA
- a CDS encoding GNAT family N-acetyltransferase, with translation MFPQLETERLILRELTEADAADLFACFSNVEVTRYYGQEPFESIEQAGRLIGLFAANYENKRGIRWGIARKGESGIMGTIGFNALVLPQRRAEIGYELHPQHWRSGYASETVKRVIAYGFEELGLARIGAVVFPENEASNTLLKRLGFQHEGMLRDYMVQGGQSYCTNVYSLLRSDWLSSDFTPL, from the coding sequence ATGTTTCCCCAACTAGAAACAGAACGCTTGATCCTAAGAGAGCTAACCGAGGCTGATGCTGCAGATTTATTCGCTTGTTTCTCGAACGTTGAAGTGACTCGCTATTACGGCCAAGAGCCATTCGAATCGATCGAACAAGCAGGAAGGCTGATTGGTTTATTCGCAGCCAATTATGAGAATAAACGCGGGATACGATGGGGTATTGCGCGTAAAGGGGAATCCGGCATTATGGGTACGATCGGGTTCAATGCACTCGTGCTCCCCCAACGCAGAGCCGAGATCGGCTATGAGCTTCACCCTCAGCATTGGCGGAGCGGCTATGCTTCAGAAACAGTGAAGCGGGTCATTGCATACGGCTTTGAGGAGCTTGGTCTCGCCCGCATTGGCGCGGTCGTCTTCCCCGAGAACGAAGCATCGAACACGCTGCTGAAGAGGCTCGGCTTCCAGCACGAAGGCATGCTGCGCGATTATATGGTGCAGGGCGGTCAATCGTACTGTACGAATGTATACTCGCTGCTGAGGTCGGATTGGCTGAGCTCAGACTTCACTCCACTCTAA
- a CDS encoding aldose 1-epimerase, protein MSDNQAFQGTYQGEPAVWLKFGRYEAALLPEVGGNLIAFRDTSKGWQLLHEPTMDEMESFKARPFIHGIPVLIPPNRFEDGKFPWNGRTYQFPVNEPATGNHLHGFVHSETWTVDDFGTTATESYVVVSLKVDEQSAVYTYLPHKFTVKLRYSISEDGLQQHVLVRNDGDDVMPCLFAFHTSVNAPFIPGSSAKDYRLKLTIGDRWAMSERMLPTGEYQSLTANEELMKGEGVYPFFESLDNHYTAVAQNGRNRMELTDTQHGATLVYDVGTSYKQWMIWNNGATEGFFCPEPQVNLVNAPFSDLPADQIGLYSLAPGEIWEETGRLYVK, encoded by the coding sequence ATGAGCGATAACCAAGCATTTCAAGGCACGTATCAAGGCGAGCCTGCCGTATGGCTGAAGTTCGGCCGCTACGAAGCAGCGCTGCTGCCTGAGGTTGGCGGCAACCTGATCGCATTCCGCGATACATCGAAGGGCTGGCAGCTGCTGCATGAGCCGACGATGGACGAGATGGAATCGTTCAAGGCGCGTCCATTCATTCATGGCATTCCGGTCCTTATTCCGCCGAATCGGTTCGAAGACGGCAAGTTCCCTTGGAACGGCCGCACGTACCAGTTCCCGGTTAATGAGCCGGCTACGGGCAATCATCTGCACGGCTTCGTGCACAGCGAGACGTGGACGGTCGATGATTTCGGCACGACGGCGACCGAAAGCTATGTCGTTGTTTCGCTGAAAGTGGACGAGCAAAGCGCGGTTTACACGTATCTGCCGCATAAGTTCACCGTAAAGCTTCGCTATTCGATCAGCGAAGACGGCTTGCAGCAGCATGTTCTCGTCCGCAACGATGGCGATGATGTGATGCCTTGCCTATTCGCGTTCCATACGTCCGTGAACGCGCCGTTCATTCCGGGCAGCTCGGCGAAGGATTATCGCCTGAAGCTGACGATCGGCGACCGCTGGGCGATGAGCGAGCGGATGCTGCCGACAGGCGAGTATCAATCGCTGACAGCGAACGAAGAGCTGATGAAAGGCGAAGGCGTTTATCCGTTCTTCGAGTCTCTCGATAACCACTACACGGCTGTCGCTCAGAATGGGCGCAACCGGATGGAGCTGACCGATACGCAGCATGGTGCAACACTCGTGTATGATGTCGGAACATCGTACAAGCAGTGGATGATCTGGAACAACGGCGCGACAGAAGGCTTCTTCTGCCCTGAGCCGCAAGTGAACCTGGTCAATGCGCCATTCAGTGATCTGCCAGCGGATCAAATCGGGTTGTACAGCTTGGCGCCAGGCGAGATCTGGGAAGAAACAGGCCGCCTGTACGTGAAATAA
- a CDS encoding carbohydrate ABC transporter permease: MAASGTPWSDRIFDIVVYVAILLVTVVTLYPFLNVLAISLNDSTDSVKGGITIYPRQFTLKNYDTIFAFSGLLQGLKISVLRTVIGTVLGLISSSMLAFTLSRVDFQGRKFVSTFLALTMYVSGGLIPFYILIKDLHMMGTFAVYVLPGLVSAFNVFIIRSFIDGIPYALQESAKLDGANDFTIYWRVILPLTKPALATIALFLAVGQWNSWFDTFLYNASKDNLTTLQYELMKVIQSTQTNADNFRGRNMVEVMASISPESVKMAITIIVTVPILVVYPFLQRYFVKGMTLGAVKS; encoded by the coding sequence ATGGCAGCAAGCGGCACGCCTTGGTCGGACCGCATCTTCGATATCGTGGTGTATGTGGCGATCCTGCTTGTAACGGTTGTTACGCTGTATCCGTTCCTGAATGTACTGGCGATCTCGCTGAACGATTCTACAGACAGCGTTAAAGGCGGCATTACGATCTACCCGAGACAATTTACGTTAAAGAATTATGATACGATCTTTGCTTTCTCCGGCCTGCTTCAAGGGCTCAAAATATCGGTACTGCGTACTGTCATTGGTACGGTGCTTGGTCTAATCAGCTCGTCAATGCTTGCGTTCACGCTAAGCAGAGTGGACTTCCAGGGTCGCAAGTTCGTCTCGACCTTCCTGGCGCTGACGATGTATGTTTCCGGCGGCTTGATCCCGTTCTACATTCTGATCAAGGATCTGCACATGATGGGCACATTCGCCGTCTATGTTCTTCCAGGCCTTGTCAGTGCGTTTAACGTATTCATCATCCGCTCCTTCATCGACGGTATCCCGTATGCGCTGCAAGAATCGGCTAAGCTTGACGGCGCCAATGACTTTACGATTTACTGGCGTGTTATTCTGCCGCTTACGAAGCCGGCGCTTGCGACAATCGCGCTCTTCCTGGCGGTTGGGCAATGGAACTCCTGGTTCGATACATTCCTCTACAATGCATCGAAGGATAACCTGACAACGCTGCAATATGAGCTGATGAAGGTCATTCAGAGCACACAGACGAACGCCGATAACTTCCGCGGCCGCAACATGGTCGAGGTGATGGCGTCGATCTCGCCGGAATCCGTTAAGATGGCGATTACCATTATCGTTACGGTTCCGATTCTAGTCGTGTACCCGTTCCTACAGCGTTATTTTGTTAAAGGGATGACACTTGGTGCAGTGAAGAGCTAA